Proteins from a single region of Equus asinus isolate D_3611 breed Donkey chromosome 17, EquAss-T2T_v2, whole genome shotgun sequence:
- the LOC123277833 gene encoding uncharacterized protein isoform X1: MLSYTVPGENITVLLPGGSLVPHPEELEPPDQDDRKKGLKNEAKVLGTIQILSGAMIMSLGVLLLWTSFPHHFRPVIVTLVSSGYPFVGAKCFIISGLLCVILEKRSTKRLAQRLSPSEDETDKDPACLVLPFLKETSRPVNNREEESLLYRRLPSSASTTMSKSSTSAYEFKAKGALRVDLEEFRPLMTVLPLAVFISLWGLVGNGLVLGPLVLSVKWAHFTVVIFHLSLADFIHLSRQTVFLM; this comes from the exons ATGCTGTCCTACACTGTGCCCGGTGAGAACATTACGGTCCTTCTACCGGGGGGCTCCCTCGTGCCCCACCCAGAGGAACTGGAGCCTCCCGACCAGGACGACAGGAAAAAAGGTCTGAAGAATGAGGCCAAAGTGCTTGGG ACCATCCAGATCCTCTCAGGGGCCATGATTATGAGCCTGGGGGTCCTTCTGCTGTGGACTTCCTTCCCCCATCACTTCCGCCCGGTTATCGTAACCTTGGTGTCGTCTGGATACCCGTTCGTTGGTGCCAAGTGT TTTATCATTTCTGGATTGCTATGTGTCATCTTGGAAAAAAGATCAACTAAACGTTTG GCACAGAGGTTGAGTCCATCAGAGGACGAAACAGACAAAGACCCTGCCTGCCTTGTGCTTCCGTTCTTAAAGGAGACATCTAGACCGGTCAATAACCGGGAAGA GGAGTCCTTACTCTACAGACGTCTTCCGAGCTCAGCCTCGACCACAATGAGCAAGTCTTCCACATCAGCTTACGAGTTCAAAGCAAAGGGCGCCCTCCGTGTTGATCTTGAAGAATTCCGGCCTCTGATGACCGTCCTTCCTCTTGCAGTCTTCATCTCCCTCTGGGGGCTGGTGGGGAATGGTCTGGTTCTTGGCCCCCTCGTGTTGTCTGTCAAGTGGGCCCACTTCACTGTCGTTATTTTCCATTTGTCATTGGCTGACTTTATCCACCTTTCCCGTCAGACAGTGTTTCTCATGTGA
- the LOC123277833 gene encoding membrane-spanning 4-domains subfamily A member 6D-like isoform X2, with amino-acid sequence MLSYTVPGENITVLLPGGSLVPHPEELEPPDQDDRKKGLKNEAKVLGTIQILSGAMIMSLGVLLLWTSFPHHFRPVIVTLVSSGYPFVGAKCFIISGLLCVILEKRSTKRLGVLTLQTSSELSLDHNEQVFHISLRVQSKGRPPC; translated from the exons ATGCTGTCCTACACTGTGCCCGGTGAGAACATTACGGTCCTTCTACCGGGGGGCTCCCTCGTGCCCCACCCAGAGGAACTGGAGCCTCCCGACCAGGACGACAGGAAAAAAGGTCTGAAGAATGAGGCCAAAGTGCTTGGG ACCATCCAGATCCTCTCAGGGGCCATGATTATGAGCCTGGGGGTCCTTCTGCTGTGGACTTCCTTCCCCCATCACTTCCGCCCGGTTATCGTAACCTTGGTGTCGTCTGGATACCCGTTCGTTGGTGCCAAGTGT TTTATCATTTCTGGATTGCTATGTGTCATCTTGGAAAAAAGATCAACTAAACGTTTG GGAGTCCTTACTCTACAGACGTCTTCCGAGCTCAGCCTCGACCACAATGAGCAAGTCTTCCACATCAGCTTACGAGTTCAAAGCAAAGGGCGCCCTCCGTGTTGA